The following coding sequences are from one Candidatus Acidiferrales bacterium window:
- the hutH gene encoding histidine ammonia-lyase, producing MTPAKRTIAISGNDLTLSHLYQAVLERFEVTLADDARERMTASRAVVERLATGADAVYGINTGFGALASVRIQPDQIRELQFNLVRSHACGVGAPLNAEETRTVILLRANALAKGFSGVRPVVVETLLAMLNADALPVIPSQGSVGASGDLAPLAHLALAAIGEGEATYKGEKLTGGEALRKAGIAPLSIEAKEGLALLNGTQGMLALLSLGLREAEILIDSADVAAALSLDALRGSPAAFDERISRIRPYPGQAATARNLIRLNRGSEIRESHRSAEKDPRVQDAYSLRCTPQVHGAVRDSLSQVRTTISIELNSATDNPLVFADSGEVVSGGNFHGQPLAMAADQVAIALATAAGISERRMEHMTNPHTSLLPAFLTADPGLNSGFMIAQVVAASLVSELKTLSTPHSVDSIPTSGDQEDYVSMGMSAARRLGRMIEALRNVIAIELLAACQGIDLQAPLRTGMEARKAYALVREVSPVVHTDRSLAPDISAVGRLIAEGKFQKLLA from the coding sequence GTGACACCCGCGAAAAGAACGATAGCGATCTCCGGAAACGACCTTACGCTTTCCCATCTGTACCAGGCTGTGCTTGAACGCTTCGAGGTAACTCTGGCAGATGACGCACGCGAACGCATGACCGCTTCGCGCGCGGTAGTCGAACGTCTGGCAACCGGAGCGGACGCGGTCTACGGCATTAACACAGGCTTCGGTGCGCTCGCCTCAGTCCGGATTCAACCTGACCAGATTCGTGAATTGCAATTCAATCTTGTGCGCAGCCATGCCTGCGGTGTCGGCGCTCCGCTGAACGCCGAGGAGACGCGCACGGTCATCCTTCTACGCGCCAATGCACTTGCGAAGGGCTTCAGCGGCGTGCGGCCTGTCGTTGTAGAGACTCTACTTGCCATGCTGAATGCCGATGCGTTGCCGGTCATACCGTCGCAAGGCTCTGTCGGTGCATCGGGCGACCTTGCGCCGCTTGCCCATCTGGCGCTCGCGGCAATTGGAGAGGGCGAGGCTACTTACAAAGGCGAAAAGCTGACCGGTGGCGAGGCATTGCGAAAGGCGGGGATCGCGCCGCTAAGTATCGAGGCCAAGGAGGGTCTGGCGCTTCTGAACGGGACGCAGGGCATGCTTGCGTTGCTATCGCTTGGTCTCCGCGAAGCGGAAATATTGATTGATAGCGCAGACGTGGCCGCAGCTCTTTCGCTTGACGCGCTGCGCGGAAGCCCGGCGGCGTTCGATGAAAGGATTTCACGCATTCGGCCATATCCCGGGCAGGCGGCCACTGCTCGGAACCTCATCCGCCTGAACCGCGGCAGCGAAATTCGCGAATCACATCGTTCAGCGGAGAAAGATCCGCGAGTGCAGGATGCGTATAGCCTGCGTTGCACCCCGCAGGTGCATGGTGCGGTGCGTGATTCCCTTTCGCAAGTGCGGACGACGATTTCCATCGAGTTGAATAGCGCCACCGACAATCCCCTTGTATTCGCGGACTCGGGTGAAGTTGTCAGCGGCGGAAATTTTCACGGGCAGCCTCTGGCCATGGCAGCGGATCAAGTTGCAATTGCGCTTGCGACAGCGGCAGGAATATCCGAGCGCCGCATGGAACACATGACGAATCCGCACACGAGCCTTCTGCCGGCCTTTCTGACCGCTGATCCGGGGCTCAATTCCGGCTTCATGATCGCGCAAGTCGTGGCGGCATCTCTCGTCAGCGAACTTAAAACGCTTTCGACGCCGCATTCTGTCGATTCAATCCCCACATCCGGCGACCAGGAAGATTACGTTTCCATGGGAATGAGCGCCGCGCGGAGACTGGGACGCATGATTGAAGCTCTCAGAAACGTGATCGCCATAGAACTGCTCGCCGCATGCCAGGGCATCGACCTTCAGGCTCCATTGCGCACGGGCATGGAGGCGCGCAAGGCATACGCACTCGTGCGCGAGGTTTCACCTGTCGTTCACACGGATCGTTCCCTTGCCCCGGATATTTCCGCTGTCGGACGATTAATTGCAGAAGGCAAATTTCAGAAGCTGCTCGCCTGA
- a CDS encoding thioesterase family protein, whose product MNTIGETTVRVRYAETDQMGVVYYANFFVWFEVARVELMRQMGFSYKQMELEDDSYVVVAKASCMYKRPARFDDVIRIRTRVTEARRRTIAFSYEIFNGATRELIATGETLHVICDQNGRPKSLPDKYRHYFPIGRSKDTIVAGAT is encoded by the coding sequence ATGAACACAATTGGCGAAACGACCGTCCGCGTGCGCTACGCAGAAACCGATCAGATGGGAGTGGTGTATTATGCGAATTTTTTCGTGTGGTTTGAAGTAGCGCGAGTCGAACTGATGCGCCAAATGGGATTCAGTTACAAGCAGATGGAACTGGAAGACGACAGTTACGTCGTGGTCGCTAAAGCTAGCTGCATGTACAAACGCCCGGCAAGGTTCGACGACGTGATTCGCATACGCACGCGCGTTACCGAGGCACGGAGGCGCACGATCGCGTTTTCTTACGAGATTTTTAACGGCGCAACTCGCGAACTGATCGCAACCGGCGAGACGCTCCACGTGATTTGCGATCAGAATGGACGTCCCAAGAGTTTGCCAGACAAATATAGGCACTATTTCCCGATCGGACGTTCAAAAGACACCATCGTGGCAGGTGCTACGTGA
- a CDS encoding enoyl-CoA hydratase-related protein, giving the protein MSYKTLQFDVTGELATITLNRPERRNAISPEMIDDILGALDEAEKSEARVVILTGAGRAFCAGMDLDALQALATQTQDQHIADAERMGKMFHRVYSFPKPLIAAVNGPAIAGGTGLATLCDFTLAIPEAKFGYTEVRIGFLPAVVSVFLLRQVGEKVTRELLLTGRLFDATEAHRLGLVTEIVSADKLLNAAHELARTLISSSPTSLRMTKRLILQWDAPEIERDLAIAICESADIRGTEDFREGLSSFLEKRKPQWRGR; this is encoded by the coding sequence ATGAGCTATAAAACGCTGCAATTCGATGTGACTGGCGAGCTTGCTACGATCACGCTCAACCGGCCTGAGCGCCGCAACGCAATTTCGCCGGAGATGATTGACGACATCCTCGGCGCGCTCGACGAGGCGGAGAAAAGCGAAGCTCGTGTCGTTATCCTGACGGGCGCAGGAAGAGCGTTTTGTGCGGGAATGGACCTCGATGCGCTGCAGGCGCTTGCCACTCAAACGCAAGACCAACATATTGCTGATGCCGAGCGCATGGGCAAGATGTTTCATCGCGTTTATAGTTTCCCGAAACCTTTGATTGCCGCTGTGAATGGACCGGCAATCGCAGGGGGGACGGGGCTGGCGACGCTGTGCGACTTCACTCTCGCTATTCCAGAGGCAAAGTTCGGATACACGGAAGTGCGCATCGGGTTCCTGCCTGCGGTCGTTTCCGTATTTCTACTGCGGCAGGTAGGAGAGAAAGTGACGCGCGAGCTCTTGCTTACAGGAAGGCTTTTCGATGCCACAGAGGCGCACCGGCTGGGATTGGTTACGGAAATCGTTTCTGCGGATAAGCTACTCAATGCAGCGCACGAGCTTGCACGAACGTTGATCAGCTCGAGCCCGACAAGCTTACGCATGACGAAGCGCTTGATTTTGCAGTGGGATGCTCCGGAAATTGAGCGGGATCTTGCGATTGCGATTTGTGAAAGCGCCGACATTCGCGGCACAGAGGATTTTCGTGAAGGATTGTCGTCGTTTCTCGAAAAACGGAAACCGCAGTGGCGAGGGCGCTGA
- a CDS encoding prepilin peptidase: protein MIGSFLNVCISRLPQGKSVVKPRSHCPRCRAAIKPWDNIPVLSYVFLMGKCRACKARISPIYPAVEMVTGLLFLACYAAYGNSVVTAKWIAFCAILVVLAFTDWRERLLPDKVNFTGLAIGLLFSFFARPEDSTALWLANHLFEFPPPTRVISFADALIGAIVGGGILWVIGEGYFRLRGREGMGLGDVKMMLMAGSFLGLRRTILTILIGAVLGMVFGGIFMLASRKGSDYELPFGTFLGAAAILVIFFGTPIIVWYQSLFQIR from the coding sequence ATGATTGGCAGCTTTTTGAATGTTTGCATCAGTCGGCTTCCGCAAGGAAAGTCCGTGGTCAAGCCAAGATCGCATTGTCCAAGGTGCCGGGCCGCGATTAAACCTTGGGATAACATTCCCGTGCTGAGCTACGTTTTTCTGATGGGGAAATGCCGCGCGTGCAAGGCGCGCATTTCGCCAATTTATCCAGCAGTTGAAATGGTCACAGGACTGCTTTTCCTCGCCTGTTATGCGGCCTATGGAAATTCTGTGGTCACGGCCAAGTGGATTGCCTTCTGCGCCATTCTCGTTGTGCTTGCCTTCACTGACTGGCGGGAGCGTCTGCTGCCAGACAAGGTTAACTTCACAGGACTTGCGATCGGCTTGCTTTTCAGTTTCTTCGCGCGTCCGGAAGACAGCACAGCTCTCTGGCTGGCAAATCATTTGTTTGAATTTCCTCCGCCGACACGGGTGATTTCTTTTGCGGACGCGCTGATCGGCGCCATTGTTGGGGGCGGGATCCTGTGGGTTATAGGAGAGGGTTATTTTCGGCTCCGGGGACGTGAGGGTATGGGGCTTGGCGACGTCAAAATGATGCTCATGGCCGGCTCTTTTCTTGGACTTCGCAGAACGATCCTCACAATTCTGATCGGCGCTGTGCTGGGCATGGTTTTTGGCGGAATTTTCATGCTCGCGTCGCGCAAGGGATCGGATTACGAATTGCCTTTCGGCACGTTTCTTGGAGCCGCGGCAATTCTCGTGATCTTCTTTGGCACTCCCATTATCGTGTGGTACCAATCGCTTTTTCAGATTCGATAG
- a CDS encoding hydroxymethylglutaryl-CoA lyase — MEPVTIIECPRDAWQGLPQTIPTEVKIEYLSRLIALGFRHIDAVSFVSPKHVPQMADSEEVMAGLAKHVPADMPAPEIIGIVVNEKGLERALATPGVTTIGYPYSVSAYFRRANANMSRAESRTLVETLRSKTKAAGRNLVIYISMAFGNPYDEPWGPEIVEETLVWLKEIGVQTVSLADTIGTASPHDVAALFQSAKKCAAGVEIGVHLHSRPESAAEKVLAAFEAGCRRFDGALTGLGGCPFAGDELVGNIPTETVLATLAARGVSTGIDTKSLAVACALTGRIRSSYAHAADAPKPN, encoded by the coding sequence ATGGAGCCTGTAACAATTATTGAGTGTCCACGCGACGCCTGGCAGGGGCTGCCACAAACCATTCCTACGGAAGTCAAGATCGAGTACTTGAGCCGGCTGATTGCGCTCGGATTCCGGCACATCGATGCGGTCAGCTTTGTATCGCCGAAGCATGTGCCGCAAATGGCGGATAGCGAGGAAGTAATGGCCGGACTAGCGAAACACGTCCCTGCCGACATGCCCGCGCCTGAAATTATCGGCATTGTAGTCAACGAGAAAGGTCTGGAACGCGCCCTGGCGACCCCGGGCGTCACAACGATCGGGTATCCCTATTCCGTTTCAGCATATTTCCGCCGCGCCAACGCAAATATGTCGCGCGCCGAGTCGCGCACACTAGTGGAGACGTTGCGCAGCAAGACGAAGGCCGCTGGACGAAATCTCGTGATCTACATTTCCATGGCTTTTGGCAACCCCTACGATGAGCCCTGGGGACCCGAGATCGTCGAAGAAACTCTGGTCTGGCTGAAGGAAATAGGAGTACAAACGGTGTCGCTGGCTGACACTATTGGCACAGCATCGCCGCACGACGTTGCGGCACTTTTTCAATCGGCCAAGAAATGTGCGGCCGGAGTCGAGATTGGCGTGCATCTTCACAGCCGGCCGGAGAGCGCCGCCGAGAAAGTGCTCGCCGCATTTGAAGCGGGATGCCGGCGATTCGATGGGGCGCTAACTGGTCTCGGCGGCTGTCCTTTTGCGGGAGATGAGCTGGTTGGCAATATTCCGACAGAGACTGTACTGGCGACGCTTGCTGCGCGCGGTGTTTCCACCGGCATTGATACGAAATCGCTTGCCGTGGCGTGCGCACTCACGGGGAGAATTCGCTCATCGTATGCGCACGCGGCCGATGCACCGAAACCAAACTGA